CCATATCCAAATATCCATTGATTATCCTTAAAGAATTTTTGCCATTCCTGTTCTGTTCTTGTTTCATTTAAATACGTTTCAAATTGTTCTAATACTATTTTTCTATCTGAGATTATTTTAGCATAAGACATTTTTGTAAGTAACGGGGGATTAGCCTCAACTAACGAATTCAATAATTCTTCATTATAGCCTGCATCTAAAATCTTTTTTATATATTCAATTTTATTATCATCAGTTATAATGACCTTATTGGGATCTACAACAGCGTATGTATTTGACCCGTATTCAATTCCTCGCTCAGTTAGAATGCTTATTAATTGAGTAAGAGCAATATATAGATTTTTGGTGGCTTCTGTTCGTAGCTCCAGATGAATGGATTCATTTTTTCCTAATGTTCGAATGTCGATAGCTTTATCCGAAATCCAAATATCATCATTTGATTCTCTTCGTTGACGTATTACATGCCCACGTATTCCCTTTGAATGAATTTGCGCTTGGAATACAATACGAGACATCGGTTCTTCAATAAGAATAAAATCTTCTTTTATATCTACAAAACCACGACCAATACTTTTAGTTGATATAATCTCGCTCATTGCTTTTCTCTATATGGTAAGTTATTCATAGCACTTTTCAAAAAATAGATTTACTATATTGAATTACTTTCATTAAAACATCTTTCCCAAATTCTTTTTTGATTTCATCCTCAGTTACTAGGTTAGAAGAAAAAGCATCTTGTAATAAAGAAGCGACGATAGTAGTTTTATCTAGGTTCAATTTCAACAAACTATCTTTAATAGCATATAGTTCCGAAATAGAAATACATTTAACGTTTATTGTTTTTCCTTTACTTTTTTCTTCTATAAATTCAATTGCACGAGTTGCCCGAACATTTTTTAAATCGTTCATTTTGTCTGGATCGTATTGTTCATGAAACATCAGCAGATGATTCGGAAACTCTTCATTATGCAGTGTTAACCATATTTCGGTTTTATTGTAGGGTGAGAAACTAATAGAAATTGGATTATGCTTATAACTTTCTTCTTCATCTGATCCAAACAACAAATACAATTCATCCGTATCGTTCGGAACTGGGATGTCAGCATAGCCATTATTCTCTAAAAATTCTTTTAATTTATCATATGCTTCATCTAATGAATCGCCTCCAAATATTTTTGTATATGTGTATCCATCGAACCCATCGACACCTTCTTTAGGAAAATTGTATCTAAATAAATCTTTCTTTTTATTCATTCTTTGTCTTCCCCCATTATCCGCTTAATTTCTTTGTCGAAGTCTGATATATAATTTTCATCTTGTGTGATTCTATAAGTTTCAAATTCTTTTTCAGCTTTTAGTTTTGCTTCCAACATAGAAACTTTTCCTTTGTCTGAAAGGATTTTGTAGTTGGAAAGTTCTAGGAAACTATGTAAAAATTTTACCCATTCTTCCATTGTTGTGGCTATTTGCCTTTTGGCTCTATTCTCTGCTAAGTCAAGATAGGCAGAAATAATTCTATTCAATTCTTCAATATGTGCTTTGTTCAAATAATTCTTTGCAACGGTAACATCAGACTTGAGAATCTTTCCATCGGGAGCTTGCTTCCAGTTCGTAAGTCCCATGTAAATTTTTGTAGCATCAGCAGAATCATAAATAATTTCAGCAGCAGTCTTTCCGGTAATCGCCCAATGTAATTTGTTTTGAACCATTGAGAAAAAATCTTTCGTAACAGGAGAATTCTTATCGTAATCCGCAGAGAGAACATAGATGTCTGTGATCTTCTGATAAAACCTTCGCTCACTTGCACGAATCTCGCGGATACGCTCCAATAGCTCATCGAAGTAATCTTTCCCAAAATGCTTTCCCTGCTTTAATCGTTCATCATCTAATACAAAACCCTTGATGATAAATTCTTTGAGTGTCTTTGTTGCCCAGATTCTAAATTGAGTAGCCTGATAGGAATTGACTCGA
This Leptospiraceae bacterium DNA region includes the following protein-coding sequences:
- a CDS encoding virulence RhuM family protein, which translates into the protein MNDELKQQNFILYTDENGNVKVDVFIQDETVWLTQKTMGQLFGVESHTITYHLKEIYKTGELNEEATTRKVRAVQQEGKRKVSRDLDFYNLDAIIAVGYRVNSYQATQFRIWATKTLKEFIIKGFVLDDERLKQGKHFGKDYFDELLERIREIRASERRFYQKITDIYVLSADYDKNSPVTKDFFSMVQNKLHWAITGKTAAEIIYDSADATKIYMGLTNWKQAPDGKILKSDVTVAKNYLNKAHIEELNRIISAYLDLAENRAKRQIATTMEEWVKFLHSFLELSNYKILSDKGKVSMLEAKLKAEKEFETYRITQDENYISDFDKEIKRIMGEDKE
- a CDS encoding DUF4263 domain-containing protein, producing MSEIISTKSIGRGFVDIKEDFILIEEPMSRIVFQAQIHSKGIRGHVIRQRRESNDDIWISDKAIDIRTLGKNESIHLELRTEATKNLYIALTQLISILTERGIEYGSNTYAVVDPNKVIITDDNKIEYIKKILDAGYNEELLNSLVEANPPLLTKMSYAKIISDRKIVLEQFETYLNETRTEQEWQKFFKDNQWIFGYGLNYQFLNLITDQPTYAGADYTGSGEQRGDYLMNTEANNKFTVLVEIKKPQSLLVLNEEYRNGAWKLNNELMWAVSQVQINCSSWFRDGSRRDAARDDLEGEDIYTYDPKGILVMGLTRQLDNRKKIQTFEAYRRNLHNPEIITFDELYERAKFIVEHNENAP